The proteins below are encoded in one region of Colletotrichum lupini chromosome 5, complete sequence:
- a CDS encoding mandelate racemase/muconate lactonizing enzyme domain-containing protein: MSRRGTIRDIVITPVAFHDMPLLNSVGVHEPFALRSIIEVITDDGYGLGESYGDSTHLGRLQLAADKIKGLTVYETNSIYQLCVESLTGDTSTGGDGMAGMVTTASVADKVFSPFEVACLDIQGKLAGVPVSDLLGGCVRDNVQYSAYLFYKWSGHPGQPDDEYGAALDPAGVVKQAKKIIDEYGFKAIKLKGGVYPPAQEVEAIKTLHAAFPGVPLRLDPNAAWTVETSKWVAKELEGIVEYLEDPAPEIEGMAAVAKAASMPLATNMAVVAFSHLPTSILQNAVQVVLSDHHFWGGLRKSQTLAAICATWGMRLSMHSNSHLGISLAAMTHLASATPNLDYACDTHWPWKPRDEDVVVDGVLKWSDGGLNVPTAPGLGVELDRKKLAHLHQLYLDCGLRKRDDTTYMRKFHPEFSPNVPKW; this comes from the coding sequence ATGTCTCGACGTGGGACTATTCGGGATATCGTCATTACACCAGTGGCATTTCATGACATGCCACTGCTAAATAGCGTTGGTGTACATGAGCCATTTGCACTACGCAGCATCATCGAAGTTATCACAGATGACGGTTACGGATTGGGGGAATCGTACGGAGACTCAACACACCTGGGCCGTCTCCAACTTGCGGCCGACAAAATTAAGGGCCTCACTGTGTACGAAACAAACTCCATATACCAGCTATGCGTCGAGTCCTTGACAGGCGACACCAGCACAGGCGGCGACGGAATGGCAGGCATGGTGACTACTGCCTCCGTTGCGGACAAGGTTTTCTCCCCATTTGAAGTTGCGTGTCTCGACATCCAGGGTAAGCTTGCAGGAGTACCTGTGAGCGACCTTCTCGGCGGCTGCGTTAGAGACAACGTCCAGTATTCGGCCTACCTCTTTTACAAGTGGTCGGGACACCCTGGACAGCCAGACGACGAATACGGCGCGGCTCTTGACCCTGCTGGTGTGGTAAAGCAGGCGAAAAAAATCATTGACGAGTACGGTTTCAAAGCGATCAAGTTGAAAGGCGGCGTCTACCCACCCGCACAAGAGGTGGAAGCAATCAAAACATTGCATGCGGCTTTTCCGGGTGTGCCTCTTAGACTCGACCCCAATGCCGCCTGGACTGTCGAGACCTCAAAATGGGTTGCGAAGGAACTCGAAGGGATCGTCGAATACCTGGAAGACCCGGCCCCAGAAATCGAAGGCATGGCTGCTGTTGCGAAAGCAGCGTCGATGCCGTTGGCGACAAACATGGCCGTAGTCGCATTTTCTCACTTGCCCACATCAATTCTGCAGAACGCAGTCCAAGTGGTGCTCTCTGATCATCACTTCTGGGGTGGCCTGCGCAAGTCTCAGACTCTGGCCGCCATCTGCGCGACTTGGGGAATGCGTCTTTCGATGCACTCGAATAGCCATCTGGGCATATCACTTGCGGCCATGACTCATCTTGCGTCGGCTACTCCAAATTTGGACTATGCTTGCGATACTCATTGGCCATGGAAACCACGGGATGAGGATGTCGTCGTTGATGGGGTACTCAAGTGGTCTGATGGTGGTTTGAACGTTCCGACCGCGCCTGGCTTGGGAGTTGAGCTAGACAGGAAGAAGTTGGCGCATCTTCATCAACTCTACCTGGATTGTGGGCTGCGGAAACGCGATGACACAACGTATATGAGAAAATTCCACCCTGAATTTTCTCCAAACGTTCCAAAATGGTAG
- a CDS encoding finger protein — MFQCLTAIESPITFQSPPLFKDGEITNVPRGTMDIDHLLRIPDTNSAIFWIFELVGLQLRGSSIAWTRLFVCDFAAKDYIDQQLPLSVDDDQLRPGCGMDSTESGPPITSAPVAQFKFNEDLSEWREPISYLLDTVGSSAFLSGHVQENGSGRLRQEEIRKNVQLCVDAATKITKHVNYINEAGELYSTLFIVPYYGFSAVVILYVFATQRRTETPETCMDCFRLASQCHAQIGSIATNGSLMQRYGVVLQELRLEVLRNNTCLAPISNPRAGNCLTSNENNEILPVPYRRSQLRPEGGTSGSRLAVEQAAEGAPFCRSFPCFSRRTLQHDKLGTIRFIDKSQVGLEILMRWFTTTPPIFGATAATINRENGGVRGREIPGAWWREYRAQIICVEGKRRKSRVDMRPPPGAWHLFMRGDGPTETGRSRLSRVKTSWECHFRMTKHITSGPGFPECKNIYLQYVPRGLLEADREYEVQDPHKLKLASSSFSSRNIHGVHSCLDQFIDRRRVLWNPEFRFSGGEGFPHGLESHASTMQTCTHWMARHSATDSFVPMNWVTAHKSHQTVNGIS; from the exons ATGTTCCAGTGCCT AACTGCTATTGAATCGCCAATTACATTCCAATCCCCGCCTCTCTTCAAAGATGGGGAGATCACAAATGTCCCTCGCGGTACTATGGATATTGACCACCTCCTGCGCATCCCCGATACGAACTC TGCAATCTTCTGGATATTTGAACTCGTCGGTCTTCAACTTCGGGGATCGTCCATTGCCTGGACAAGGCTCTTCGTTTGCGATTTTGCCGCCAAAGACT ACATTGATCAGCAATTGCCGCTTTCCGTTGACGATGATCAGCTGCGCCCAGGCTGTGGGATGGACTCAACAGAAAGTGGTCCTCCGATTACATCAGCCCCAGTTGCGCAATTCAA GTTCAATGAAGACTTGTCCGAATGGCGAGAGCCAATTTCCTACCTTCTTGACACGGTCGGATCTTCAGCCTT CCTCTCTGGGCATGTTCAAGAAAATGGCAGTGGGCGATTGAGGCAGGAGGAGATTCGGAAAAATGTTCAGCTTTGCGTGGACGCCGCCACAAAGATCACGAAGCACGTCAACTACATCAACGAAGCCGGCGAGCTCTACAGTACGTTGTTT ATCGTCCCGTATTACGGATTCAGTGCAGTGGTTATACTCTACGTTTTCGCAACCCAGCGACGTACCGAGACACCAGAGACCTGCATGGATTGCTTCCGTCTTGCTTCTCAATGCCATGCTCAGATTGGAAGTATTGCAACCAATGGATCACTTATGCAGCGCTACGGTGTTGTCCTCCAAGAATTGCGCCTCGAGGTCCTGCGGAACAACACGTGTCTCGCGCCTATCTCAAATCCCCGAGCTGGAAATTGTTTGACATCAAATGAGAACAACGAGATCCTTCCTGTGCCATACCGGAGGTCTCAATTACGTCCCGAGGGTGGTACTAGCGGATCGAGACTTGCTGTTGAACAAGCTGCCGAGGGCGCGCCTTTCTGCCGATCCTTTCCGTGCTTTTCACGTCGGACTCTTCAACATGATAAACTGGGCACAATTCGATTCATTGATAA GTCACAGGTGGGACTGGAAATTTTGATGCGTTGGTTCACGACGACTCCGCCGATCTTTGGGGCCACGGCAGCGAC TATCAATCGAGAGAACGGTGGTGTCCGGGGAAGGGAGATACCTGGTGCTTGGTGGCGGGAGTACCGTGCTCAGATCATCTGTGTTGAGGGAAAGCGTCGCAAAAGTCGTGTCGACATGAGGCCACC GCCGGGTGCCTGGCATCTGTTCATGCGGGGTGATGGTCCCACGGAGACCGGCCGGAGTCGATTGTCACGGGTAAAGACTTCCTGGGAATGCCATTTT AGAATGACAAAGCACATTACTTCGGGCCCCGGCTTTCCCGAATGCAAGAACATCTACCTCCAATATGTGCCAAGAGGGCTACTGGAGGCAGATA GGGAATATGAAGTCCAAGACCCCCACAAGTTGAAGTTGGCAAGCTCATCATTCTCAAGTCGGAA CATTCATGGTGTTCACAGCTGCCTGGACCAGTTCATTGACCGGCGCCGTGTTCTGTGGAACCCCGAATTTCGCTTCTCAGGAGGAGAGGGTTTTCCACATGGCCTCGAGTCGCATGCCTCAACTATGCAGACCTGCACCCA CTGGATGGCTCGCCATAGCGCGACGGACAGTTTCGTCCCAATGAACTGGGTCACCGCTCATAAGAGCCATCAGACAGTCAACGGGATTTCCTAA
- a CDS encoding 2-ketogluconate reductase has protein sequence MAEIRPIVLRLGEDVKYNHDYYKNVFTDRFTVVPNEEPDRASFIKALKEKKFGDFSAIFRPHFQTGGEMGQWDDELIDLLPSSVRIFASAGAGFNWADVDALGRRKIWYANGAGASDEAVSDTGLFMILSVFRNLWRAQRAARTCDPEQFLAMHRLVGGISWSPRDHVLGIVGLGNISKKLAYKARTALGMKIHYYDVVRSPLEVEEALQATFHPTLHELLAVSDCVTLHTPLNAHTHDLINKAAFTAMKDGARLINTARGEVVNEEALIEALQSGKLSAAGLDVHYHEPQVSKTLADMENVTLTCHNGGAAITTRVNFELNAMKNIVEVVGSDGTTVGKPLTPVNQKAFESSP, from the coding sequence ATGGCTGAAATTAGGCCCATCGTCCTCCGCCTTGGCGAGGATGTCAAATACAACCACGATTACTACAAGAATGTATTCACAGACCGATTCACCGTTGTCCCCAACGAGGAACCGGACCGAGCATCTTTCATCAAAGCTCTCAAAGAGAAGAAATTTGGCGACTTTTCCGCAATATTCCGCCCTCATTTCCAGACCGGCGGCGAGATGGGCCAGTGGGATGACGAACTCATCGACCTCCTACCCTCATCAGTCCGCATCTTTGCCTCCGCAGGAGCAGGTTTTAACTGGGCTGATGTCGATGCCCTCGGTCGACGCAAGATCTGGTACGCTAATGGCGCAGGTGCCAGCGACGAAGCCGTCTCGGACACGGGACTTTTCATGATCCTTTCAGTCTTTCGCAACCTTTGGAGGGCACAGAGGGCGGCAAGAACGTGCGATCCTGAGCAATTTCTTGCCATGCATCGTCTGGTGGGAGGTATATCGTGGAGTCCACGCGATCATGTACTTGGGATCGTGGGACTTGGGAACATCAGCAAAAAGCTCGCATACAAAGCCAGGACTGCGCTGGGTATGAAGATCCACTACTACGATGTGGTGCGATCACCCTTGGAGGTCGAGGAAGCGTTGCAAGCGACCTTCCACCCGACTCTACACGAACTCCTGGCTGTGTCAGACTGCGTGACGCTTCATACTCCGCTCAATGCTCATACGCATGACTTGATCAATAAGGCAGCTTTCACAGCCATGAAGGATGGAGCTCGACTCATCAACACGGCACGAGGCGAAGTGGTCAACGAAGAAGCCTTGATTGAGGCTTTACAAAGCGGGAAGTTATCAGCTGCTGGCTTGGATGTGCATTATCACGAACCACAAGTTTCAAAGACACTCGCGGATATGGAGAACGTAACTCTGACGTGTCATAACGGCGGAGCGGCTATCACCACACGAGTCAACTTTGAGCTGAATGCGATGAAAAACATCGTTGAAGTGGTCGGGAGCGATGGCACTACAGTTGGCAAGCCGTTGACGCCGGTAAATCAGAAGGCGTTCGAGTCATCTCCGTAG
- a CDS encoding aminobenzoyl-glutamate utilization protein B, which translates to MGVQGPLTVLVAALGISSAVAFNVIPRQSNGTGETSPYFSDVSDYIDSIVDELWPINKEIHDNPELGYEEIKAHELLTSFMESHEGWNVTRSIYNISTAFVAVFEGSGEGPVVSFNAEYDALPGLRHACGHNLIATASVGGALATAEIMRAESLPGKVILFGTPAEESLGGKVKLLEAGAFRDHNIDISLISHPTNSGDSPYMITTSTDRFEVEYYGKEAHAAASPWEGINAQDALVLANNAIALLRQQTRSTDKIHGIISSAGTRINVIPALAQASFQIRSAEDEALEEWTERIIKCWEAGALATGAELNVTKRPYGYSNMVSNDILASSWSKYFTELGGEVPNAEVDKLREPSGSTDQGNVSKDFPTISPFFGITNENGSAPAGGPHTAAFEVAAGSRAAFDKTIMVAKSMAGVAIDILTVDGMLELVKEEFEATQTKRRRRRSIH; encoded by the exons ATGGGTGTCCAAGGACCTCTCACGGTGCTGGTGGCAGCGCTTGGTATTAGCTCAGCTGTGGCATTCAATGTGATTCCTCGCCAGAGCAACGGCACCGGCGAAACGAGCCCTTACTTTTCGGACGTATCTGATTACATCGATTCCATCGTTGATGAGTTATGGCCAATCAATAAGGAAATCCACGACAATCCCGAGTTGGGATATGAAGAGATCAAGGCCCATGAACTCCTCACTTCCTTCATGGAATCCCATGAAGGGTGGAATGTCACCAGATCCATCTACAATATCAGCACCGCATTCGTCGCAGTGTTTGAAGGATCGGGTGAGGGACCTGTGGTTTCCTTCAACGCTGAATACG ATGCCCTACCTGGACTAAGGCACGCGTGCGGGCACAACCTCATTGCGACAGCCTCTGTCGGAGGGGCGCTCGCTACCGCTGAGATCATGCGTGCCGAAAGCCTTCCTGGTAAGGTGATTTTGTTTGGCACTCCTGCTGAAGAAA GTCTTGGTGGCAAGGTCAAGCTCCTTGAAGCTGGCGCTTTCAGAGACCACAACATTGATATCTCACTCATTTCTCACCCCACGAACAGCGGCGATTCCCCATACATGATCACAACTTCAACCGACCGTTTTGAAGTAGAATACTACGGAAAGGAGGCTCATGCCGCCGCTTCCCCTTGGGAGGGAATCAACGCTCAAGACGCCTTGGTTTTGGCTAACAACGCTATTGCTCTCCTCCGCCAGCAGACGCGGTCGACCGACAAGATTCATGGCATCATCAGTTCGGCCGGAACACGCATCAACGTCATCCCCGCACTTGCGCAGGCTTCCTTCCAGATTCGTTCCGCCGAGGACGAGGCCCTGGAGGAATGGACCGAGCGAATCATTAAATGCTGGGAAGCCGGTGCTTTGGCCACCGGTGCTGAGCTCAACGTCACCAAGCGCCCCTACGGCTACTCCAACATGGTGTCCAATGACATTCTGGCTAGTTCCTGGTCAAAGTACTTCACCGAGCTTGGTGGTGAGGTTCCCAACGCCGAGGTCGATAAGCTGCGCGAACCGAGTGGTAGCACCGATCAAGGAAACGTCAGCAAGGACTTCCCCACGATTAGCCCTTTCTTTGGAATCACGAACGAGAATGGCAGTGCCCCAGCTGGCGGCCCTCATACTGCTGCCTTTGAGGTAGCTGCCGGCAGTCGGGCTGCATTCGATAAGACCATTATGGTCGCGAAGAGCATGGCTGGCGTTGCCATTGATATCTTGACTGTTGATGGCATGCTTGAATTGGTCAAGGAGGAGTTCGAGGCTACTCAGACGAAGCGCAGAAGACGCAGGTCAATTCATTAA
- a CDS encoding major facilitator superfamily transporter: protein MAARADLESHREKHPEDLVNEVPESSSSDSEDDLKPHPPMYWKIIAVILISCISFGSSWSSGITGALKSTLKKELDINNKQFSLLEASEDFMVTLLILTSGIVTDRIGGAGAMLYGNIIYSIGSIIVAAAAQTRGFKLMIGGRVILALGDIATQVAQYKVFSSWFSPNNGFASTLGLELGIKKIGGFVGKSSANIIAKNTGNFAWVFWIAVFMNVFTNILTLVFYRFNTIAHKKFGNVTDPATGEKLTEKSKKFEVRKVLELPWVFWAILSFSLFQTSTAIVFSQNATELAEKRFKTDSITAGWYSATLQYAGFFLVPCIGAFIDLLGNRITLLAICGTGVFLAMALINWATDTKGTAAAFGIYAVAFTLGPTTIIDSIRTSMWHSSVFGSAYAVKIATNNAMNIIVRVITGAIQDADNDSYDHVVIVYAVLAAASVLVSIMLGVLSWWSIDLGNLQWTRKQRRANGELWNERKRAFYEDNGPRNKRISMICFGSLVMLILGAWSAYFWGVATGNNS from the exons ATGGCGGCCCGCGCAGATCTCGAGTCCCACCGGGAGAAACACCCCGAAGACCTCGTCAACGAGGTCCCCGAGTCATCATCCTCGGATTCGGAGGACGACCTCAAGCCACATCCCCCAATGTACTGGAAGATCATTGCCGTCATTCTGATCTCCTGCATCAGCTTCGGTTCTTCGTGGAGTTCGGGTATCACCGGCGCCCTGAAGTCGACGCTCAAGAAGGAGCTCGATATCAACAACAAGCAGTTTTCCCTGCTTGAAGCTAGTGAAGATTTCATGGTTACTCTGCTCATTCTCACGAGCGGTATCGTGACGGACAGAATCGGTGGTGCCGGTGCCATGTTGTATG GTAACATCATCTACTCCATCGGTTCCATTATCGTCGCCGCCGCAGCTCAGACCCGCGGCTTCAAGCTCATGATCGGCGGCCGAGTCATCCTTGCCCTCGGCGACATCGCAACCCAGGTTGCCCAGTACAAGGTCTTCAGCTCCTGGTTCTCGCCCAACAACGGTTTCGCGTCCACCCTCGGCCTAGAGCTCGGCATCAAGAAGATCGGCGGTTTCGTCGGCAAGTCCTCAGCCAACATCATTGCAAAGAACACTGGTAACTTCGCATGGGTCTTCTGGATCGCCGTCTTCATGAATGTCTTCACCAATATTCTCACTCTCGTATTTTACCGCTTCAACACCATCGCCCACAAGAAGTTTGGCAACGTTACGGACCCAGCCACCGGTGAAAAGCTTACTGAGAAGTCCAAGAAGTTTGAAGTCAGAAAGGTGCTTGAGCTCCCGTGGGTTTTCTGGGCCATCTTGTCATTCTCTCTTTTCCAGACCAGCACTGCAATTGTGTTCTCGCAGAACGCCACCGAGTTGGCTGAGAAGAGATTCAAGACCGACTCCATCACTGCTGGTTGGTACTCAGCAACTCTGCAGTACGCCGGCTTCTTTTTGGTTCCCTGCATTGGTGCCTTCATTGATCTCCTGGGCAACCGCATCACCTTGT TGGCTATTTGCGGTACCGGAGTCTTCCTGGCTATGGCTCTTATCAACTGGGCTACGGATACCAAAGGAACTGCTGCAGCGTTTGGCATTTACGCCGTTGCGTTCACTCTGGGCCCTACCACCATTATCGACAGTATCCGTACCTCGATGTGGCATTCATCTGTCTTTGGCTCCGCTTACGCCGTCAAAATTGCTACGAACAACGC GATGAACATTATCGTTCGTGTCATCACCGGAGCCATCCAAGATGCCGATAACGACAGCTATGACCACGTCGTCATCGTCTACGCCGTTCTCGCCGCCGCTTCCGTCTTGGTCTCAATCATGTTGGGTGTCCTGTCGTGGTGGTCCATCGATTTGGGCAACCTCCAATGGACTAGGAAGCAACGTAGGGCTAATGGCGAATTGTGGAATGAGAGAAAGAGGGCTTTTTACGAGGACAATGGGCCACGCAACAAGCGGATCTCTATGATTTGCTTCGGTTCTTTGGTCATGTTGATTCTGGGTGCTTGGTCGGCGTACTTCTGGGGTGTCGCAACTGGTAACAACTCTTAA